One window of Chroococcidiopsis sp. TS-821 genomic DNA carries:
- the fldA gene encoding flavodoxin FldA: MSKIGLFYGSTTGKTETVAEMIQKELGEDVVTLHNMADVDGSEFNDYENLIIACPTWNIGELQSDWDGFFPELDDIDFSGKKVAYFGTGDQVGYADNFMDALGILEEKISELGGTTVGYWSTEGYEFNESKAVKNGKFVGLALDEDNQSELTEQRVKTWLSQLKQEFGV, from the coding sequence ATGTCAAAAATAGGTTTATTCTACGGTTCAACTACAGGAAAAACAGAAACTGTTGCTGAAATGATTCAGAAAGAATTAGGTGAAGATGTTGTGACGCTGCACAATATGGCAGATGTTGATGGTAGTGAGTTTAATGACTACGAAAATCTAATTATTGCGTGTCCTACCTGGAATATTGGTGAGTTACAAAGTGATTGGGATGGTTTTTTCCCAGAACTCGACGATATAGATTTTAGCGGTAAGAAAGTCGCTTATTTTGGAACCGGCGATCAAGTTGGTTATGCCGATAATTTTATGGATGCTTTAGGAATTTTGGAAGAAAAAATTTCTGAACTTGGAGGAACAACAGTCGGCTATTGGTCAACTGAGGGATATGAGTTTAATGAATCGAAAGCAGTTAAAAATGGCAAATTTGTTGGTTTAGCGCTTGATGAAGATAATCAATCGGAGCTGACAGAACAGCGCGTTAAAACTTGGTTATCTCAGTTGAAGCAAGAGTTTGGCGTGTAG
- a CDS encoding chlorophyll a/b binding light-harvesting protein, which yields MTAVISDSPYKNQIPDVGWWAGNFRLTNLSGKLLGAHVAHAGLILLWAGGMTLFELSRFHPDQPMYEQGLILLPHLATLGFGVGAGGQAISTYPYFVVAVLHLIPSVILAAGGLYHALLGPEVLEDNPTLAGFFGYDWKDKDKITSILGIHLVILGLGALLLVAKAMFWGGLFDPWAAGGGNVRVISHPTLNPIRIFGYLFGAWGSEGMAAVDNLEDVVGGHIWVGLMLIGGGIFHILTQPFAWARRILIYSGEAYLSYSIGAVAYMGFFAAYFAWVNNTVYPEVFYGPVRTLESAPGLVSVRGWLVTFHVVLALIFLIGHIWHALRARAAAAGFDFKKGDMVQPPQVTPQTAASVSSQDVTLNFLRYLPIYRPGINPLARGLEIGMAHGYWLVGPFAVLGSIGKLRDANIGDLVGLLAAGGLILILTIGFSIYGTTKLEKRLETQPRPAFATTVPNVPEALQNVNEWSQFTTGFFIGGIGGAIFAYLLLNSWSAFVAIAN from the coding sequence ATGACTGCAGTGATTTCAGATAGCCCCTATAAAAATCAAATTCCTGATGTAGGCTGGTGGGCTGGTAACTTTCGCTTAACGAACTTATCAGGTAAGTTATTAGGCGCGCACGTCGCGCATGCAGGGTTGATTTTGCTATGGGCTGGGGGAATGACGCTATTTGAGTTGTCGCGCTTTCATCCCGATCAACCAATGTACGAGCAAGGGTTAATCTTATTACCACATTTAGCAACGCTGGGCTTTGGTGTCGGGGCTGGCGGACAAGCGATCAGCACCTATCCCTACTTTGTTGTTGCCGTCTTGCATCTTATTCCGTCCGTGATTCTGGCAGCAGGAGGACTTTATCACGCTTTGTTAGGTCCCGAAGTTTTGGAAGACAACCCTACCTTAGCTGGATTTTTCGGTTACGACTGGAAAGATAAAGACAAAATTACATCTATCTTAGGCATTCACCTCGTCATTTTAGGGTTGGGTGCATTGCTACTGGTTGCTAAAGCGATGTTTTGGGGTGGATTGTTCGATCCTTGGGCAGCTGGTGGTGGGAATGTGCGCGTAATTAGTCATCCCACACTCAATCCTATCCGCATTTTTGGCTATCTATTCGGGGCTTGGGGTTCCGAAGGAATGGCTGCAGTTGATAACTTAGAAGATGTTGTCGGCGGTCATATCTGGGTTGGCTTGATGTTGATAGGTGGAGGAATCTTTCACATATTGACGCAACCTTTTGCTTGGGCGCGACGCATCTTAATTTACTCTGGCGAAGCTTATCTTTCGTATAGTATTGGTGCTGTAGCATACATGGGCTTCTTCGCTGCGTACTTTGCGTGGGTTAACAACACCGTCTATCCTGAAGTTTTTTATGGTCCGGTACGCACGCTAGAATCTGCACCTGGGTTGGTTTCTGTGCGTGGTTGGCTTGTGACATTTCATGTTGTCCTTGCTTTAATCTTCCTGATTGGTCATATCTGGCACGCTTTACGCGCGCGTGCTGCTGCTGCAGGTTTTGATTTCAAAAAAGGTGACATGGTTCAACCACCGCAAGTTACTCCGCAAACAGCAGCCTCAGTTAGTTCCCAAGATGTTACTTTAAACTTTCTTAGATACTTACCAATTTACCGCCCAGGAATTAATCCATTAGCACGAGGATTAGAAATTGGCATGGCGCACGGTTATTGGTTAGTAGGACCTTTCGCCGTGTTAGGGTCTATTGGGAAGTTACGCGATGCGAACATTGGCGATCTAGTTGGTTTACTCGCAGCTGGCGGTTTGATTCTCATTCTGACAATCGGTTTTTCAATTTACGGCACGACCAAATTAGAAAAACGCCTAGAAACCCAACCAAGACCTGCTTTTGCCACAACAGTTCCCAATGTTCCAGAAGCTTTACAAAATGTCAATGAGTGGAGTCAGTTTACCACTGGCTTTTTTATCGGTGGTATTGGCGGCGCAATTTTTGCCTATTTGCTGTTGAATAGCTGGAGTGCTTTTGTTGCGATCGCCAATTAG
- a CDS encoding chlorophyll a/b binding light-harvesting protein has translation MTTVAKSPLSVEQDLAESPWWAGNARLTNLSGKLLGAHVAHAGLIVLWAGAMTLFELGHFNPAKPMYEQGLILLPHLAAQGWGVGANGTVVDTQPYFAIGVIHLISSAFLGFGGIFHSLRGPERLEGRFPFFGYDWADTNKMTTILGIHLVLLGVGAFLLVAKAMYFGGLYDPNVEDVRVITNPTLDPTVIYGYLFGAIGKFWIAGVDNLEDVVGGHIWVGLMLIFGGIFHILTKPFRWTYPFFVWSGEAYLSYSLGALALMGFVATLFVSVNTTVYPEVFYGPALVVRQNIVPYFSSPNPDFVTSRTWLANAHFWLAFFFLQGHIWHALRSRGLDFRKGRISENAVVPQPS, from the coding sequence GTGACAACTGTCGCTAAGAGTCCACTTTCAGTGGAGCAAGACCTCGCAGAGTCTCCTTGGTGGGCAGGTAATGCGCGCCTGACAAATTTATCCGGTAAATTGCTCGGTGCTCATGTAGCTCATGCTGGCTTGATTGTGCTGTGGGCCGGGGCAATGACGTTATTTGAACTGGGTCATTTTAATCCTGCAAAACCAATGTACGAGCAAGGATTAATTTTGCTACCACATCTTGCTGCCCAAGGTTGGGGAGTGGGTGCTAATGGAACTGTGGTAGATACGCAACCATACTTTGCGATCGGTGTCATTCACCTCATTTCATCTGCTTTTCTCGGTTTTGGTGGCATCTTTCATTCGCTACGCGGTCCAGAAAGGTTAGAAGGAAGGTTTCCGTTTTTTGGCTACGACTGGGCAGATACGAACAAAATGACCACAATCTTAGGCATTCATCTCGTTTTACTCGGTGTGGGTGCCTTTCTGTTAGTTGCTAAGGCGATGTACTTTGGCGGTTTGTATGACCCGAACGTCGAGGATGTCAGAGTAATTACGAATCCAACGCTCGACCCTACAGTGATTTATGGCTATCTCTTCGGCGCTATTGGTAAGTTCTGGATTGCTGGCGTTGACAACCTAGAGGATGTTGTCGGCGGTCATATCTGGGTTGGCTTGATGTTGATTTTTGGTGGAATCTTTCACATCCTCACCAAGCCTTTCCGCTGGACGTATCCGTTCTTTGTTTGGTCAGGAGAAGCTTATTTGTCTTACAGTTTGGGCGCTTTAGCGTTGATGGGATTTGTGGCAACGCTATTTGTCTCGGTCAATACCACTGTTTATCCTGAAGTCTTTTACGGTCCTGCGTTGGTAGTACGACAGAATATTGTGCCTTACTTTTCATCACCCAATCCTGATTTCGTCACTTCGCGGACGTGGTTAGCAAATGCTCATTTCTGGTTAGCATTTTTCTTTCTACAAGGACATATTTGGCACGCTTTGCGATCGCGTGGTTTAGATTTTCGCAAAGGTCGCATTAGTGAAAATGCAGTAGTTCCGCAACCAAGTTAA
- the psb29 gene encoding photosystem II biogenesis protein Psp29: MNNVRTVSDTKRAFYTFHTRPINTIYRRVVEELMVEMHLLSVNVDFSYNPIYALGVVTAFERFMQGYQPERDKESIFNALCQAVEGDPKRYRQDAERLGLFAKNASTPELMAWLRGETHKEEVGDLQQQILEAIAHNPNFKYSRLFAIGVFGLLELSDPALVKDEKQRVEALKTIAATLNISEDKLNKDLELYRANVDKMEQALATIADMLSADRKKRQQQTPDKGIAVTTPDTDDPSQAPGSPHDKASFGS, translated from the coding sequence GTGAATAACGTCCGTACTGTTTCCGATACCAAGCGAGCTTTCTACACATTTCACACCCGTCCAATCAATACGATTTATCGTCGGGTGGTCGAAGAACTGATGGTAGAAATGCACTTGCTGTCAGTAAATGTCGATTTTAGCTACAATCCCATTTATGCCCTGGGCGTAGTCACTGCTTTTGAGCGGTTTATGCAGGGGTATCAACCTGAAAGAGATAAGGAGTCAATTTTTAATGCTTTGTGTCAAGCTGTAGAAGGCGATCCAAAACGCTATCGCCAGGATGCTGAACGCTTAGGTCTATTTGCTAAGAATGCATCAACTCCTGAGTTGATGGCGTGGCTGCGTGGGGAAACTCACAAGGAAGAAGTGGGTGATTTGCAGCAGCAAATTCTAGAAGCGATCGCCCATAATCCTAACTTTAAATACAGCCGCTTGTTCGCAATTGGAGTCTTCGGCTTATTAGAACTGTCAGATCCTGCATTAGTCAAAGATGAGAAGCAGCGAGTTGAGGCACTCAAGACTATTGCTGCTACATTGAATATCTCAGAAGACAAACTCAACAAAGATTTAGAACTGTATCGCGCTAATGTAGATAAAATGGAGCAAGCATTAGCAACAATTGCAGATATGCTTTCCGCTGACCGCAAGAAACGTCAGCAACAAACTCCAGATAAAGGGATTGCAGTGACTACTCCTGATACTGACGATCCGTCACAAGCACCTGGTTCGCCGCATGACAAGGCTTCTTTTGGTTCTTAA
- a CDS encoding calcium/sodium antiporter, protein MNITTVVLLIIGLVLLVAGAEILVRGASRLAASAGVSPLVIGLTIVAYGTSSPELAVSLQSAFAGQADIALGNVVGSNIFNVLFILGVSALVAPLIVSQQLVKFDVPIMIGVSFLTQLLGYDGRIGRFDGILLFICGVAYTLFLIYQSRQEKDTAVQEEYAREYGNYGTTAWLVNLGLILGGLVLLVIGSRWLVSGAIAIAQAIGVSQLVIGLTIVAAGTSLPEVATSVVASMRGERDIAVGNVVGSNIFNILAVLGLASIFSPNGVAVSAAALRFDIPVMIVTAIACLPIFFTDNVISRWEGILFLGYYVAYTTYLILYSTQHGSLPIFSLVFQAFIIPITLITLTIVTLRYIRARQSRS, encoded by the coding sequence ATGAATATTACAACGGTTGTTTTATTAATTATCGGCTTAGTATTGCTCGTTGCTGGTGCAGAAATATTAGTGCGTGGAGCATCGCGCCTTGCGGCTAGTGCTGGAGTATCACCCCTAGTTATTGGTTTAACGATAGTTGCTTATGGCACCAGTTCACCGGAACTTGCGGTTAGCTTACAATCTGCTTTTGCCGGACAAGCGGATATTGCCTTAGGTAATGTTGTAGGCAGTAATATTTTTAATGTTTTATTTATCCTTGGTGTTTCTGCGCTAGTTGCTCCTCTCATTGTCTCTCAGCAGTTAGTCAAGTTTGATGTCCCAATCATGATTGGTGTATCTTTTTTGACTCAGTTGCTTGGGTATGACGGCAGAATTGGGAGATTTGACGGAATTTTGCTATTTATTTGTGGCGTTGCTTATACTCTTTTTTTGATTTACCAAAGCCGCCAAGAAAAAGATACTGCGGTTCAAGAAGAGTACGCTAGAGAATATGGAAATTATGGCACAACGGCTTGGTTAGTTAATCTAGGCTTGATTCTTGGTGGTTTAGTATTACTGGTTATCGGTTCTCGCTGGTTAGTGAGTGGAGCGATCGCGATCGCCCAAGCAATCGGGGTTAGCCAGCTAGTTATCGGATTAACAATTGTTGCTGCAGGAACCTCTTTACCCGAAGTTGCTACTTCTGTTGTTGCGAGTATGCGTGGCGAACGCGACATTGCGGTAGGAAACGTTGTCGGTAGTAATATTTTTAATATTCTGGCAGTATTAGGACTTGCGAGTATTTTTTCTCCCAACGGTGTTGCTGTTTCGGCTGCGGCACTACGGTTTGATATTCCAGTCATGATTGTAACCGCGATCGCCTGCTTGCCAATTTTCTTTACAGATAATGTCATTTCCCGTTGGGAAGGAATTCTCTTTCTCGGCTATTACGTTGCCTATACAACTTATTTGATTTTGTACTCAACGCAGCATGGTAGTTTACCAATATTCAGCTTGGTGTTTCAAGCGTTTATTATTCCCATTACACTGATTACACTCACTATTGTGACGTTACGTTATATTCGCGCTCGCCAAAGTCGCAGCTAG
- a CDS encoding phycobilisome rod-core linker polypeptide: protein MALPLLQYKPTTQNHRVRSFGVADLDDETPYIYRIEDANSPAEIQELIWAAYRQVFSEHEILKANRQLQLESQLKNRAITVRDFIRGLAKSERFYQMVVAVNNNYRLVDICLKRFLGRSSYNKDEQIAWSIKIGTLGFHGFVDALLDSEEYTDNFGDYTVPYQRKRMEGRPFNLVTPRYGEDFRETAGTVTTDWRFALEQFYSRKYEQRQLREGDPRKYRDMAAAIAPKQNYAQGVSAFNIDYMNMVPVRNTSGSKR, encoded by the coding sequence ATGGCATTGCCGTTGCTTCAGTATAAACCTACAACACAAAATCACCGCGTCCGCAGCTTTGGCGTTGCTGACCTTGATGACGAAACTCCATACATCTATCGCATAGAAGACGCGAACTCGCCCGCAGAAATTCAAGAACTGATTTGGGCAGCGTATCGCCAGGTTTTCAGCGAGCATGAAATTCTCAAAGCAAACCGTCAGCTACAACTAGAGTCTCAACTCAAGAACCGCGCGATTACAGTACGCGATTTTATCCGCGGACTTGCCAAGTCGGAGCGATTTTACCAAATGGTAGTTGCAGTAAATAACAACTACCGGCTGGTTGATATCTGCTTAAAGCGCTTTCTCGGTCGGTCATCTTACAACAAAGATGAGCAAATCGCTTGGTCAATCAAAATTGGTACGCTAGGCTTTCATGGCTTTGTGGATGCCTTGCTGGATAGCGAAGAGTACACTGATAACTTTGGTGACTACACCGTACCGTATCAGCGCAAGCGGATGGAAGGTCGCCCCTTTAACTTAGTGACTCCCCGCTATGGCGAAGACTTCCGCGAAACAGCTGGTACTGTCACCACCGATTGGCGTTTTGCACTGGAGCAATTCTACAGCCGCAAGTACGAACAGCGACAGCTCCGCGAAGGCGACCCCCGCAAGTATCGCGACATGGCAGCCGCGATCGCACCCAAGCAAAACTACGCGCAAGGTGTTTCTGCTTTCAACATCGATTACATGAACATGGTTCCTGTGCGTAACACTTCCGGTAGTAAACGCTAA
- a CDS encoding phycobilisome rod-core linker polypeptide — protein MPIPLLEYQPSSQNQRVSGYEVPNEDTPWIYRLEDCASDSEIQELIWAAYRQIFSEHETLKFYRQAQLESQLKNRAITVRDFIRGLAKSESFRRLVVETNSNYRLVEVGLKRLLGRAPYNRDEEIAWSIKIASLGWNGFVDALLDSEEYQTNFGDTTVPYQRRRFKDRPFNLVTPRYADYWRDKEEKERYKWGDINNFMEMASSIKTRQVQFTPVSTANIQIPDMTRDNKQGVPVSVNPSAGFPVRL, from the coding sequence ATGCCAATTCCTTTACTTGAATATCAACCGAGTTCCCAAAACCAGCGGGTATCGGGTTATGAAGTCCCCAACGAGGACACTCCTTGGATTTACCGTTTAGAAGATTGTGCTTCTGATAGCGAAATCCAAGAATTGATTTGGGCAGCGTATCGCCAAATTTTCAGCGAACATGAAACGCTGAAGTTTTATCGCCAAGCACAATTAGAATCGCAACTAAAAAACCGCGCGATTACAGTACGCGATTTCATTCGCGGGTTAGCAAAATCAGAAAGCTTCCGTCGCTTGGTAGTAGAAACAAATTCCAACTACCGATTGGTGGAAGTTGGTCTAAAACGACTTCTGGGGCGTGCCCCGTACAATCGAGACGAAGAAATTGCTTGGTCGATTAAAATTGCTAGCCTCGGCTGGAATGGCTTTGTGGATGCTTTGCTGGATAGCGAAGAGTACCAAACAAATTTTGGCGATACAACAGTACCGTATCAGCGGCGCCGCTTTAAAGATCGTCCCTTTAATTTGGTTACACCACGTTACGCTGACTACTGGCGCGACAAGGAAGAAAAAGAACGCTACAAGTGGGGCGACATCAATAACTTCATGGAAATGGCAAGTTCTATTAAGACTCGACAAGTGCAATTTACACCTGTCAGTACTGCCAATATCCAAATTCCGGACATGACACGGGATAATAAACAAGGGGTACCAGTTTCAGTCAATCCTTCAGCTGGCTTCCCTGTGCGGTTGTAA
- a CDS encoding phycobilisome rod-core linker polypeptide — protein MSIPLLEVTPTTQNQRVAGYEVPDEDAPRIYRISDVTSDTDINELIWAAYRQIFSEHLILETYRQPFLESQLRNRAITVRDFVRGLGKSEVYRELVGETNSNYRLVDITFKRFLGRATYGKDEQISWSIAIATRGLNGFIDAIVDGEEYRQNFGDDIVPYQRRRFKDRPFNLVNPRYGAYWRDRQTLQSISGRSYYQVRRTQTMPKQEAARQAIPSTFFAMAGSLLPNERNYQRTIASVTSQVKTMEIPDMTRGENSLQRAVKPTEVALPYRYIPSANPKVD, from the coding sequence ATGTCAATACCTTTACTTGAAGTTACCCCAACTACCCAAAATCAACGCGTTGCTGGTTACGAAGTTCCAGACGAAGACGCTCCCAGGATTTATCGGATAAGCGATGTGACATCAGATACAGACATTAATGAACTCATCTGGGCAGCGTATCGACAAATTTTTAGCGAACATTTAATTTTAGAAACGTATCGTCAACCGTTTCTGGAATCACAACTGCGCAATCGGGCAATTACAGTGCGCGATTTCGTTCGTGGGTTAGGAAAATCAGAGGTTTACCGCGAATTGGTAGGCGAAACAAATTCTAACTATCGCTTAGTGGATATCACCTTTAAGCGATTCTTAGGACGCGCAACCTACGGAAAAGACGAGCAGATTTCTTGGTCAATCGCGATCGCAACGCGGGGCTTAAACGGATTTATCGACGCGATCGTAGATGGTGAAGAGTATCGGCAGAATTTTGGAGATGATATCGTACCTTATCAGCGGCGTCGCTTCAAAGATCGTCCTTTTAATTTAGTTAATCCGCGTTATGGAGCGTACTGGCGCGATCGCCAAACATTACAATCCATATCAGGACGTTCTTATTATCAGGTACGACGAACACAAACTATGCCAAAACAAGAAGCGGCACGTCAAGCAATTCCCAGCACCTTTTTTGCAATGGCAGGAAGCCTATTACCAAACGAGCGTAACTATCAGCGAACCATTGCTAGTGTCACCTCGCAAGTTAAAACTATGGAAATTCCTGACATGACTCGCGGGGAAAATTCCTTACAGCGTGCCGTTAAACCTACGGAAGTTGCTTTGCCTTATCGCTATATTCCCTCGGCTAATCCCAAGGTAGATTGA
- a CDS encoding HEAT repeat domain-containing protein — translation MTEAQALIRAVEQADSAPRLVAAVKDLAAAEVEAGISTLIAVLGYNNPTAAVAAVQGLIQIGSPAVQPLIDQLDDYNYGARAYAIRALAAIADPRALDILLASAATDFAPSVRRAAAKGLGNLRWRELPAQQQSVAQAKALETLAVIAQDADWSIRYAAVVGLQSLATTSKLTSQIQDKLAQILETEKDAAVRSRVQLAQLQVFSTTF, via the coding sequence ATGACCGAAGCACAAGCCCTCATTCGCGCCGTCGAACAAGCTGACTCTGCCCCGCGCTTAGTCGCCGCAGTTAAGGATTTGGCAGCCGCTGAAGTCGAAGCAGGGATATCAACACTGATTGCCGTCTTGGGATACAACAATCCCACTGCCGCTGTCGCAGCTGTACAGGGGTTAATTCAAATCGGTAGTCCAGCAGTACAACCGTTAATTGACCAACTTGACGATTACAACTACGGCGCAAGAGCGTATGCAATTCGAGCCTTGGCAGCGATCGCTGACCCGCGTGCTTTGGACATTTTACTTGCTTCGGCGGCAACAGATTTTGCTCCGAGTGTCCGGCGTGCCGCTGCTAAAGGACTTGGGAATTTACGCTGGCGTGAATTGCCCGCACAGCAGCAGAGTGTTGCCCAAGCAAAAGCACTAGAAACTTTAGCAGTCATTGCCCAAGATGCGGACTGGTCAATTCGCTATGCTGCGGTTGTGGGTTTGCAGAGTTTAGCCACAACATCTAAACTGACGTCACAAATCCAGGATAAGTTGGCGCAAATCTTAGAAACTGAAAAAGATGCTGCCGTGAGATCGCGCGTGCAACTCGCTCAATTACAAGTATTCAGTACAACTTTTTAA
- a CDS encoding HEAT repeat domain-containing protein: protein MQDSSWSEDSVAETAGLTIEQAIANLRSPDLSLRYYAAWWLGKFRVNAPEAVEALIAALEDEDDRTELGGYPLRRNAARALGKLGDTQAVPGLIRCLACEDYYVREAAAQSLGMLNAPSAIPALMDLLTGGVEVAVPVPGRPHLTQPYDSVIEALGALQATQAISLIQPFLEHPQAKVQYAATRAMYQLTQEDCYGQRLMQALEGEDLQLRRTALSDLGAIGYLPAREAIARCAAENSFKLLALKGLLEHQAKHHDLTPDAIQVMNLMDSLL from the coding sequence ATGCAGGACTCTAGTTGGTCAGAAGATTCGGTAGCAGAAACAGCAGGACTTACTATAGAACAGGCGATCGCCAACCTTCGATCGCCTGATTTGAGCTTGCGCTACTATGCTGCGTGGTGGTTGGGTAAATTTCGTGTCAACGCACCAGAAGCGGTAGAAGCTTTAATCGCAGCGTTAGAAGACGAAGACGATCGCACCGAATTAGGAGGATATCCGCTGCGGCGCAACGCGGCTAGGGCTTTGGGAAAACTTGGTGACACGCAAGCTGTACCTGGATTGATTCGCTGTCTAGCGTGTGAAGATTATTACGTCCGCGAAGCAGCAGCACAATCGCTAGGTATGTTAAACGCACCAAGCGCAATTCCAGCATTGATGGACTTATTAACAGGTGGTGTAGAGGTAGCTGTACCAGTTCCAGGACGTCCGCACTTAACTCAACCTTATGACTCAGTAATTGAAGCTCTGGGTGCGCTACAAGCAACGCAGGCAATATCGCTCATTCAACCTTTTTTAGAACATCCCCAAGCTAAAGTACAGTACGCAGCAACGCGTGCCATGTATCAGTTGACCCAGGAAGATTGTTACGGTCAACGCTTGATGCAAGCCTTAGAAGGCGAAGATCTACAACTGCGCCGCACAGCACTAAGCGATTTAGGGGCAATTGGTTATCTACCAGCGCGCGAGGCGATCGCCCGTTGTGCCGCAGAAAATAGCTTCAAACTGCTAGCGCTCAAAGGACTGCTAGAACATCAAGCCAAACACCACGATCTAACGCCAGACGCTATCCAAGTCATGAATCTGATGGACTCTCTCTTATAA
- a CDS encoding phycobilisome linker polypeptide — MFGQTTVGNGGVSSAASRVFRYEVVGLRQNQETDKNNYDIRRSGSVFITVPYNRMNEEMQRITRLGGKIVSIQPLSVDANNS; from the coding sequence ATGTTTGGTCAAACAACTGTTGGTAATGGAGGAGTCTCCTCTGCTGCTAGCCGTGTCTTTCGCTATGAAGTTGTCGGCTTGCGTCAGAACCAAGAAACTGACAAAAATAACTACGATATCCGCCGTAGTGGCAGTGTATTCATTACGGTTCCCTACAACCGCATGAACGAAGAAATGCAGCGGATTACCCGCCTAGGAGGCAAGATTGTCAGTATTCAACCATTAAGCGTTGATGCTAATAATTCTTAA
- a CDS encoding phycobilisome linker polypeptide, protein MFGQTGLGSGRLSNAENRMFRYEVKGMRQTYENDQLSYPIRRSGSFFISVPYNRMNEEMQRIHRMGGTIVSIEPLTIDGNSQAKSEATAVTQNLEAEGKNKAAGADRD, encoded by the coding sequence ATGTTTGGTCAAACAGGACTTGGCAGTGGCAGACTCAGCAATGCCGAAAATCGGATGTTTCGCTACGAAGTCAAAGGCATGCGTCAGACATACGAAAACGATCAACTCAGCTATCCCATTCGGAGGAGCGGCAGTTTCTTCATCAGCGTCCCCTATAATCGGATGAATGAGGAAATGCAGCGCATTCACCGCATGGGTGGCACAATTGTGAGTATTGAACCACTGACGATTGATGGTAATAGCCAAGCTAAAAGCGAAGCAACCGCAGTAACGCAAAACTTGGAAGCTGAAGGCAAAAATAAAGCGGCAGGCGCGGATCGAGATTAG
- a CDS encoding phycobilisome linker polypeptide has product MSALMVNNLAAAGRLGLSAFDASSRIELRPDWTEDEIQTVIRAVYRQVLGNDYVMQAERLTSAESLLRQGNITVRDFVRAVAKSDLYKNKFFYPNSNQRFVELNFKHLLGRAPYSEEELAYHTQMCEEQGYDAEIDSHIDSIEYENSFGNNVVPYYRGFMVEPGVQTTGFTRMFRLYRGYATSDRGTVGGKSPRLIRELGRNQASNIMQPAGSSSSWKAAAIPDDAAPRKALGGTPEESGRMYRIEVTGILQPGYPKVRRSSTAFLVPYERLSQKYQEITKKGGRIVSVTPA; this is encoded by the coding sequence ATGAGCGCTTTAATGGTAAATAATTTAGCAGCCGCAGGGCGTCTAGGTCTTTCGGCGTTTGATGCTTCATCAAGAATTGAATTGCGACCTGATTGGACAGAAGACGAGATTCAGACAGTAATTCGTGCGGTTTATCGTCAGGTCTTAGGCAATGACTATGTTATGCAAGCAGAACGTCTCACCTCGGCTGAATCGCTACTACGACAAGGAAATATCACGGTTCGCGATTTTGTCCGCGCCGTTGCCAAATCAGATTTATACAAAAACAAGTTTTTCTATCCAAATTCAAATCAACGCTTTGTTGAACTCAATTTTAAGCATCTCTTGGGTCGCGCGCCATACAGCGAGGAAGAGCTAGCCTATCACACGCAAATGTGTGAGGAACAGGGCTACGATGCTGAGATTGATTCGCATATTGATAGCATTGAATACGAAAATAGCTTTGGTAATAACGTCGTCCCGTATTATCGCGGATTTATGGTCGAGCCAGGCGTGCAAACCACTGGTTTTACGCGTATGTTTCGCCTGTATCGCGGATATGCAACAAGCGATCGCGGCACTGTAGGCGGTAAATCGCCTCGGTTAATCCGCGAGCTCGGACGCAACCAAGCTTCTAATATCATGCAACCCGCTGGTAGCAGTTCCAGCTGGAAAGCTGCTGCGATTCCCGATGATGCTGCACCCCGAAAAGCCCTAGGTGGCACTCCCGAAGAAAGCGGACGGATGTACCGCATCGAAGTCACGGGAATTCTGCAACCTGGATATCCAAAAGTCCGCCGCAGTAGCACTGCGTTTTTAGTGCCCTACGAACGGCTGTCACAGAAGTACCAAGAAATCACCAAAAAAGGTGGCAGAATTGTCAGCGTCACCCCAGCATAA